From Saccharomycodes ludwigii strain NBRC 1722 chromosome IV, whole genome shotgun sequence, one genomic window encodes:
- the GEF1 gene encoding Gef1p (similar to Saccharomyces cerevisiae YJR040W | GEF1 | Glycerol Ethanol Ferric requiring) codes for MNITHHQNDDIIQENIDNSDHFFNEDIPSESTTNNSQHAVPTDITIPETSGFDNFITIDWIDERRNKLKKSQYLNNGFNTISNHQATTATSTNFTFRRNFVVRFFKYIFYQKASTFLTLTFIALTIGCIAGFLQIFTESLVNWKTGRCTTNWLLNQSFCCSEFESTTKCIENGAWTNYSKFPIEFPIFVTLSILFGTLSAILVKYLAPLAAGSGISEIKVSVSGFLYNIDFFNLTTLIIKSVALPLAIASGLSIGKEGPSVHYATCCGFIIANFFLVNEKFSMLNFPELTEYMIAGSAGGVAVAFGSPIGGVIFALEDIATNTDYNISTLWKSYYVALISTTTLKIINPFQNGKIVQFEITYDRDWHLGEVPIFILLGVFGGIYGNVVTKLNVHFVSFRNKYLSGKFPLLNHKNYAIQEVIILTSITALISYFNEFLKLDMAEGMEILFHECATEDPSWNHELCNVGSSSNGKFIQLVLSLLFATVVRALLIVVSYGCKVPCGIFVPSMAVGATFGRFVSLLVEKFITGPGVITPGTYAFLGAAASLSGITHLTLAVVVIMFELTGAFFYIIPTMIVVAVTRMIFVSYGTHMGIAEQMIVFNGFPLLEEDIDNSIIDYKCMDILNPEKNLIYFPETVAFGQICAIVQEHSHDKIKEFPVVDNNNKCIGLVTKERLETFIFIKRGEDNTNDAEIINFKTTTMNYDSFTNNEVDEHDVLESSNQELLMNKLPVIAKNNSPLDLIHSIFQKVGPKNVIIEDEMGDFQGLISKKDLLRFERGRYREKHGPLYQFNHKWDECLWSFISKFTSK; via the coding sequence ATGAATATCACTCATCATCAAAACGATGATATTATTCAAGAAAATATTGACAACAGtgatcatttttttaatgaagaTATACCATCTGAATCAACGACAAATAACAGTCAACATGCTGTCCCTACTGATATAACAATACCAGAAACTTCAGGATTCGATAACTTTATTACAATTGATTGGATAGATGAAAGAAGaaacaaattaaagaaatctcagtatttaaataatggcTTCAACACCATAAGTAACCATCAAGCTACCACTGCTACTTCCACAAATTTCACCTTTAGGAgaaattttgttgttagatttttcaaatatattttttatcaaaaggCTAGTACTTTCCTTACTTTAACTTTCATTGCACTAACTATTGGTTGTATTGCAGgttttttacaaattttCACAGAGAGTTTGGTGAACTGGAAGACAGGACGATGCACCACTAATTGGTTATTAAACCAGTCCTTTTGTTGTAGTGAGTTTGAAAGTACCACAAAATGTATAGAAAATGGTGCATGGACAAACTATTCCAAATTTCCAATAGAATTCCCTATTTTCGTTACATTAAGCATTCTTTTTGGTACTTTAAGTGCTATTTTAGTCAAGTATCTGGCTCCATTGGCTGCCGGATCAGGTATTTCTGAAATCAAAGTCAGTGTTTCTggatttttatataatattgattttttcaatCTAACTACTTTGATCATAAAGAGCGTTGCTTTGCCCTTGGCAATTGCATCCGGTCTAAGTATAGGAAAGGAAGGTCCCTCTGTCCACTATGCAACCTGTTGTGGGTTTATCATTGCTAACTTTTTCCTTGTGAATGAAAAGTTTTCCATGCTAAATTTCCCTGAACTAACAGAATATATGATTGCCGGTAGTGCTGGTGGTGTTGCTGTAGCATTTGGTTCTCCAATTGGTGGAGTAATCTTTGCCTTGGAAGACATTGCCACCAATAcagattataatatttcgACATTGTGGAAATCCTATTATGTAGCTTTAATTAGTACCACCACTTTAAAAATCATCAACCCTTTCCAAAATGGTAAGATTGTACAGTTTGAAATTACCTATGACAGAGATTGGCATCTTGGCGAGGTAcccattttcattttattggGCGTATTTGGTGGAATATATGGCAACGTTGtcacaaaattaaatgttCATTTTGTTTCCTTTAGAAATAAGTATTTATCGGGGAAATTCCCCTTGCTTAACCACAAGAACTATGCTATCCAAGAAGTTATAATATTGACTAGCATAACTGCATTGATTTCCTACTTTAAcgaatttttaaaattagatATGGCTGAAGGAATGGAAATTTTATTCCATGAATGTGCCACCGAAGATCCGAGTTGGAACCATGAACTTTGTAACGTTGGATCTTCAAGCAATGGCAAATTCATTCAGCTGGTATTAAGTTTACTGTTTGCCACCGTTGTTCGGGCATTGTTGATCGTTGTTTCTTATGGCTGTAAGGTTCCTTGCGGTATATTCGTTCCCTCAATGGCGGTTGGTGCTACTTTTGGCAGGTTTGTGAGTTTACTCGTAGAAAAGTTCATCACCGGGCCGGGTGTGATTACTCCAGGCACTTATGCTTTCTTGGGAGCTGCTGCATCTTTAAGCGGAATCACCCACTTAACGTTAGCGGTAGTTGTTATTATGTTTGAATTGACTGGTGCATTTTTCTATATTATCCCAACCATGATTGTAGTTGCTGTTACCAGGatgatttttgtttcttatGGCACGCATATGGGAATTGCTGAACAAATGATTGTTTTTAACGGATTCCCATTACTTGAAGAAGATATCGATAATAGCATTATCGACTATAAATGCATGGATATTTTGAATCCTGAGAAAAATCTAATTTATTTCCCAGAAACTGTTGCTTTTGGGCAAATATGTGCAATCGTACAGGAACATTCTCacgataaaataaaagaatttcCTGTGGTtgataacaacaataaatgTATTGGTTTAGTTACCAAGGAAAGATTggaaacttttatttttattaaacgtGGTGAGGATAATACTAATGATGCTGAAAttatcaattttaaaactacCACAATGAACTACGATTCATTTACCAATAACGAAGTTGATGAACATGATGTTTTAGAGTCATCCAACCAAGAATTATTGATGAATAAATTACCGGTGATTGCTAAAAACAATTCACCACTGGATTTAATTCATagtatttttcaaaaagttGGACCCAAAAATGTCATCATAGAGGACGAAATGGGTGATTTCCAAggtttaatttcaaaaaaagatttattgaGATTTGAAAGAGGGAGATATAGAGAAAAACATGGACCATTGTATCAATTTAACCATAAATGGGATGAATGTTTATGGagttttatttcaaaatttacatcaaaataa
- the TLG2 gene encoding t-SNARE syntaxin TLG2 (similar to Saccharomyces cerevisiae YOL018C | TLG2 | T-snare affecting a Late Golgi compartment): protein MFRDRTNLYLSYRRTFPRFNIPTNLPDSTNTTAKEEGIPMLDVVDSLKQDSSTLSSPSNEQLTMITENILKPIDEKLNTIDDLIDNRLLRLYKKVMLPGFQDRTSDIDQIEELNFQIIKYLQICSQSVQLLSQENESGSVHNNNNNNNGITIILVNLGKAYARKIQIKSTKFRLLQNNYLKFLNNDDFKPLPTASDKSSSHNEESNTLLDIDDNDDDLLLLEQEEQQQRGQLLHHTSNFSTKYLQQRDEEITQLAKGVLEVSSIFKELQQLIIDQGTVIDRIDYNLEMTASNLVHAQKELNTATVYQKKEGKCKVVFLLILLVLCLFFFIMLRPGSSSKTVVEKHKEFIVEQPQQVQEQTQEQEQLSPQELY, encoded by the coding sequence ATGTTTAGAGACAGAACTAACTTATACTTATCATATAGAAGAACATTTCCTAGGTTTAATATTCCCACTAATTTACCTGATAGTACTAATACAACAgcaaaagaagaaggtATTCCCATGCTAGATGTAGTTGACTCGTTAAAACAAGACAGCTCAACTTTATCTTCGCCAAGTAATGAACAACTTACGATGATTACTGAGAATATTCTAAAGCCAATTGACGAAAAACTAAATACCATTGATGATTTGATCGACAATAGGCTATTAAGACTTTATAAGAAAGTTATGCTACCAGGGTTTCAAGATAGAACTTCTGATATTGATCAAATTGAGGAGTTAAACTTCCAGATTATAAAGTATTTACAAATTTGTTCTCAGAGTGTGCAATTATTATCTCAAGAAAACGAATCCGGGAGtgttcataataataataataataataatggtattaCAATAATTTTAGTTAATTTAGGGAAAGCATATGCTagaaaaattcaaataaaaagcaCAAAATTTAGATTATtgcaaaataattatttaaaatttttaaataatgatgattttaaaCCATTACCTACAGCCAGCGATAAGAGTTCTAGCCACAATGAAGAAAGCAATACACTTTTAGACATTGacgataatgatgatgatttacTATTACTTGAGCAAGAAGAGCAGCAACAACGAGGACAATTATTGCACCATACTTCAAATTTTTCTACCAAATATTTACAACAACGTGATGAAGAAATTACACAATTGGCTAAGGGGGTTTTAGAAGTAAGTAGTATATTTAAAGAATTGCAACAGCTAATTATAGACCAGGGAACGGTTATTGATAGAATCGATTACAATTTGGAAATGACGGCCTCTAACTTAGTACATGcacaaaaagaattaaatacCGCTACAGTgtaccaaaaaaaagagggtAAATGTAaagttgtttttcttttaattttacttgtgttgtgtttatttttctttatcatGTTAAGACCTGGTTCATCATCAAAAACTGTTGTAGAAAAACACAAGGAGTTTATAGTGGAACAGCCACAGCAAGTGCAAGAACAAACACAGGAACAAGAACAGTTATCACCACAAGAGTTGTACtag
- a CDS encoding uncharacterized protein (similar to Saccharomyces cerevisiae YHR211W | FLO5 | FLOcculation), with translation MGKKKLMNGYFCRFLRYFTTYHLTLQIILNFSFIGNVSAEGTENLGTIGGCLPSLDAISKKTVGFNVKFYNYHWLSYNDATNRGSPDLTTYATPAYYNGGYLEQGQFGETNGAISFDYTFNLPSSQSLQAVKGQLPSGYNYDQPVYLTNWTFVATGYFLPTISGSYKFTIGYVDDLAIVSIGGGTAYDCCMASDSSEYLKSYQINSIWSSSGPTGVNNLVIDLVAGVYYPIRLFHTNRQWAGGLTFGYTDPNGNYTNYWNNTVYTLPDAEEVCNATTVTTTVPWGQSYTTTKTTVQPITISSTTKEIINVIVETPQVVSTTTKKWTGSFTSTYATSLFTTTRSDGVSITSTVIYVETPNDESTTYTPWTGAFTSTIGTSVTTSIGSDGIPTTSTIYTVETPTSNDVSTTYTPWTGAFTSTIGTSVTTSIGSDGIPTTSTIYTVETPTSNDVSTTYTPWTGAFTSTIGTSVTTSIGSDGIPTTSTIYTVETPEVDAASTTYTPWTGAFTSTIGTSVTTSIGSDGIPTTSTIYTVETPTSNDVSTTYTPWTGAFTSTIGTSVTTSIGSDGIPTTSTIYTVETPTSNDVSTTYTPWTGAFTSTIGTSVTTSIGSDGIPTTSTIYTVETPTSNDVSTTYTPWTGTYTSTIGTSVFTTTGTDGKPTTSTIYTVETPMVPDSTTYTPWTGTYTSTIGTSVLTTTGTDGKPTTSTIYTVETPMVPDSTTYTPWTGTYTSTIGTSVLTTTGTDGKPTTSTIYTVETPMVPDSTTYTPWTGTYTSTIGTSVLTTTGTDGKPTTSTIYTVETPVVPDSTTYTPWTGTYTSTIGTSVFTTTGTDGKPTTSTIYIVETPMVPDSTTYTPWTGTYTSTIGTSVFTTTGTDGKPTTSTIYTVETPENQGVTTTYTPWTGTYISTIGTSIFTTTGTDGKPTTSTIYTVETPTNHDISTTFTSWGGAYTSTYSTDIFTVTGSNGLSTTSTIIYVETPGFGYFNTTSSKYLPFTTLPGTINTQTSTNPSEGRSTSETFTNSAPGTTSTSETVSPVNPTTETPGLPSSVTRTTVIVTSGRTITSTIVTCDATTTTVPNNNNNNNGGSNNSDSEVYSVSSETSNTPVTVTKTSVFTTSGSTITATITSTIVPNNNNNNGGSSSSETGNTPVIVTKTSVFTTSGSTITSVITSTIVPNNNNNGGSGNSETSNTPVTVTKTSVFTTSGSIITATITSTIVPNNNNNGGSGNSETANTPVTVTKTSVFTTSGSTITSVITSTIVPNNNNENGSGSPGNASEYVDTISSGSVYTTVTKSGSGNSGNSNNVVTKTTSGGKVITTTIQSETISSTAAIEVQSIQSQPASSGLISIYQAGAVSNRISTFKMFFTLFVLFFNLF, from the coding sequence atggggaaaaaaaaactcatGAATGGTTATTTTTGTAGATTTTTAAGGTATTTTACTACCTACCATTTAACACTTCAGATTATCCTTAATTTCTCGTTCATAGGCAATGTTTCGGCAGAAGGCACTGAGAATCTTGGTACAATTGGTGGGTGTTTACCAAGTTTAGATGctatatcaaaaaaaacgGTTGGTTTCAATGTCAAGTTTTACAACTATCATTGGTTATCATATAATGATGCTACTAATCGTGGATCTCCAGATTTGACAACTTATGCAACTCCAGCATATTACAATGGTGGTTACTTAGAACAGGGTCAATTTGGAGAAACTAATGGTGCAATTTCTTTTGATTATACATTTAATCTACCAAGCTCTCAATCTCTTCAAGCTGTAAAGGGACAATTACCATCTGGATACAATTATGATCAACCTGTTTATTTAACTAATTGGACATTTGTTGCTACTGGCTATTTTCTTCCAACAATATCTGGCAGCTATAAATTCACAATAGGTTATGTTGATGATTTAGCAATTGTCTCTATTGGTGGTGGAACTGCCTACGATTGTTGTATGGCAAGTGACTCATCAGAATATCTAAAATCATATCAAATAAACTCTATCTGGTCTTCATCTGGTCCTACAGGCGTTAATAACTTGGTGATAGACCTCGTTGCAGGTGTATATTATCCGATTAGGCTATTTCATACTAATAGACAGTGGGCTGGTGGGTTAACCTTTGGATACACTGATCCAAATGGAAATTATACCAATTATTGGAACAATACTGTTTATACTCTCCCAGATGCCGAGGAAGTTTGTAACGCAACTACTGTAACCACAACAGTTCCTTGGGGACAATCTTATACGACTACAAAAACTACTGTTCAACCAATTACTATatcatcaacaacaaaagaaataatcAATGTTATAGTAGAAACACCTCAGGTTGTCTCTACCACAACCAAAAAGTGGACTGGTTCTTTTACCTCTACATATGCCACCAGCTTATTTACTACCACTAGATCAGATGGTGTTTCAATTACTTCGACCGTTATATATGTAGAAACCCCAAATGATGAGTCTACTACTTATACGCCATGGACCGGTGCATTTACttctactattggtactagtgttaccacTAGTATTGGATCAGACGGTATTCCAACCACAtctactatctacacagttgagacaCCAACTAGCAACGATGTTAGTACTACATATACGCCATGGACTGGTGCATTTACttctactattggtactagtgttaccacTAGTATTGGATCAGACGGTATTCCAACCACATCTACgatctacacagttgagacaCCAACTAGCAACGATGTTAGTACTACATATACGCCATGGACTGGTGCATTTACttctactattggtactagtgttaccacTAGTATTGGATCAGACGGTATTCCAACCACAtctactatctacacagttgaaactccagaagttgatgCTGCTAGCACTAcatacacaccatggactggtgcATTTACttctactattggtactagtgtaacTACTAGTATTGGATCAGACGGTATTCCAACCACATCTACgatctacacagttgagacaCCAACTAGCAACGATGTTAGTACTACATATACGCCATGGACTGGTGCATTTACttctactattggtactagtgtaacTACTAGTATTGGATCAGACGGTATTCCAACCACATCTACgatctacacagttgagacaCCAACTAGCAACGATGTTAGTACTACATATACGCCATGGACTGGTGCATttacttctaccattggtactagtgtaacTACTAGTATTGGATCAGACGGTATTCCAACCACATCTACgatctacacagttgagacaCCAACTAGCAACGATGTTAGTACTACATATACGccatggaccggtacatatacatctactattggtactagtgtattCACCACTACCGGTACGGATGGCAAACCAACCACTTCTACCAtttacacagttgaaacacCAATGGTTCCAGATAGTACCacctacacaccatggactggtacatatacatctactattggtactagtgtacTCACTACTACCGGTACAGATGGTAAACCAACCACTTCTACCAtttacacagttgaaacacCAATGGTTCCAGATAGTACCacctacacaccatggactggtacatatacatctactattggtactagtgtacTCACCACTACCGGTACGGATGGCAAACCAACCACTTCTACCAtttacacagttgaaacacCAATGGTTCCAGATAGTACCacctacacaccatggactggtacatatacatctactattggtactagtgtacTCACTACTACCGGTACAGATGGTAAACCAACCACTTCTACCAtttacacagttgagaccCCAGTGGTTCCAGATAGTACCacctacacaccatggaccggtacatatacatctactattggtactagtgtattCACCACTACCGGTACGGATGGCAAACCAACTACTTCTACAATCTACATAGTTGAAACACCAATGGTTCCAGATAGTACCacctacacaccatggaccggtacatatacatctactattggtactagtgtattCACCACTACTGGTACGGATGGCAAACCAACCACTTCCACCATCTAcactgttgaaactccagaaaaTCAAGGTGTTACTACTacctacacaccatggactggtacatacatttctactattggtacttCAATTTTCActactactggtactgatggtaaACCAACTACATCTACCATTTACACTGTTGAAACACCAACCAACCATGACATTAGTACTACATTCACATCTTGGGGTGGTGCTTACACTTCGACGTATTCCACTGACATTTTTACTGTTACTGGCTCTAATGGATTGTCTACCACTTCCACTATCATTTACGTTGAAACACCAGGATTTGGTTATTTCAACACTACTAGTTCTAAATATTTACCATTTACTACTCTTCCAGGTACTATTAACACTCAGACATCTACAAACCCAAGTGAAGGTAGATCCACATCAGAAACCTTTACTAATTCAGCTCCAGGTACTACCTCCACTTCTGAAACTGTTTCTCCAGTTAATCCAACTACTGAGACACCTGGATTGCCTTCTAGTGTTACAAGAACTACTGTGATTGTTACATCTGGCAGAACTATAACCTCGACTATTGTCACATGCGATGCTACTACCACCACTGTTccaaacaataacaacaacaataatggtgGTTCTAACAATTCCGATTCCGAAGTTTATTCTGTTAGTTCTGAGACTTCCAATACACcagttactgttactaAGACTAGTGTATTCACTACATCTGGTAGTACCATTACTGCTACTATCACATCCactattgttccaaataacaacaacaacaacggtGGATCTAGTAGTTCTGAAACTGGTAATACACCAGTTATTGTTACTAAGACTAGTGTATTCACTACTTCCGGTAGTACTATCACATCTGTTATTACATCCactattgttccaaacaacaacaacaacggtGGATCTGGTAATTCCGAAACTTCTAATACACcagttactgttactaAGACTAGTGTGTTTACCACATCTGGTAGTATCATTACTGCTACTATCACATCCactattgttccaaataacaacaacaacggtGGATCTGGTAATTCTGAGACTGCTAATACACCAGTTACTGTTACCAAGACTAGTGTATTCACTACTTCCGGTAGTACTATCACATCTGTTAttacatctactattgttccaaacaataataatgaaaacgGATCAGGTTCTCCAGGCAATGCTAGTGAATATGTTGACACTATTTCTTCTGGTTCTGTTTACACCACTGTTACCAAGAGTGGCAGTGGCAACTCTGGTAATTCCAACAATGTTGTTACCAAGACTACATCTGGTGGCAAAGTTATTACCACCACTATTCAATCAGAAACTATTTCTAGCACAGCTGCTATTGAGGTTCAAAGTATTCAATCTCAACCAGCATCTAGTGGATTAATTTCTATTTATCAAGCTGGTGCTGTTTCAAACAGAATATCTACTTTCAAGATGTTCtttactttatttgttttatttttcaatttattttag
- a CDS encoding SUR7/PalI family protein (similar to Saccharomyces cerevisiae YFR012W | DCV1 | Demands Cdc28 kinase activity for Viability (paralog of YOL019W | protein of unknown function)): protein MSNNKKLISFSTILIGFQFASLAALIIACVTAPVFKQIGLSSYNGIHYGVFGYCDDTSTCTKASANYHPSEVTSSSSNWKLDDYARSTLGELLIVVPISAGVLFIAMVSNIISTVFSFKANGTSSLIIFIINLILSFLGFAGSAFSCIVCFLLFYPNVTWCSWILIPSAVLALLSLPLTFFIYYNNNEDQEEETASTKDGDDYSSANPVVNNTHAFSTLNNNKSGNLLKQATNFVEETKTVTDDDDDSRDAGTGYASQYYNRAGKSHSTLDIGLSSSATSNYRSYENPYLRTPQNSNNNNLAQTNTLGTESEASSGSYTTEKKFMKDVHATEKEDEYDDIHSLNNNNKQEYLSMINRNGSIRTNNDRVNNDRYAKASLSSPTEAYEASESSSKYSTIPCNSNKAYDPRNNYLDPLSKIPSKPETFSTQILRPNSILERNTAGVGNYTGKRSTGDPIPSLPFDIKPANTASAALDNSKFGHDGSYGINSANSSANNHGGQVPLGLTADHNNNSVIGGDSSNNNSTNDGLSDPGSYFTSVSQRGVNPEYYRRKVQHGLTANNNYQQSQPPQPYPSSAINNGNPYVNSSFGYTAPPSSQQGYFMPPGQQQQGLQQIGSAPLPQQHMMMGYQQSAPPFQGYYYMPQQQKQQVDTSQFLIAHNPDFAIGGIKPNRMGINTTAAVSGKRFQQSHYTPGYKRKYGNKNEHTTNMILNGGGKVSANKAGANGNYPIVGFR from the coding sequence AtgtcaaataataaaaaactaatatCATTCTCAACTATACTTATAGGCTTCCAGTTTGCATCCTTAGCTGCACTAATCATAGCATGTGTCACTGCTCCTGTGTTCAAACAAATTGGTTTAAGTTCATATAACGGTATCCATTATGGTGTTTTTGGTTATTGTGATGATACTTCTACATGTACTAAAGCTTCTGCTAATTACCATCCGTCTGAAGTAACCTCCAGTAGTTCAAATTGGAAGCTAGATGATTATGCAAGAAGTACTTTGGgagaattattaattgtGGTTCCAATTAGCGCAGGTGTTCTTTTTATCGCCATGGTTTCTAACATTATATCTACTGTGTTCTCCTTCAAAGCTAACGGAACTTCAAGTctaatcatttttattattaatttgattttatcatttttggGTTTTGCGGGTTCAGCCTTCAGCTGCATTGTTTGcttccttttattttatcccAATGTTACTTGGTGTTCGTGGATTTTAATTCCTTCTGCAGTTTTAGCGTTATTGAGTTTACCTTTAACCTTTTTCATTTactacaataataatgaagacCAAGAGGAGGAAACTGCCAGCACAAAAGATGGAGATGATTATAGTAGTGCTAATCctgttgttaataataccCACGCATTTTCCACccttaataataacaaaagcGGTAATTTACTTAAACAAGCAACTAATTTTGTCGAAGAAACCAAGACCGTCACagatgacgatgatgataGTAGAGATGCTGGTACTGGATATGCTAGCCAATATTACAACAGGGCTGGTAAAAGTCACAGTACATTAGATATAGGATTAAGTTCTAGTGCCACTAGTAACTATAGATCCTATGAGAATCCATATCTACGGACTCCtcaaaatagtaataacaataatctAGCTCAAACTAATACTTTGGGCACTGAAAGTGAAGCAAGCAGTGGCTCCTACAcgacagaaaaaaaatttatgaaGGATGTACACGCTACAGAAAAGGAAGACGAATATGATGATATTCATTCtctaaataataacaataagcAAGAATATTTATCGATGATTAACCGTAATGGTTCTATAAGAACTAATAATGATCGTGTTAACAATGATAGATATGCCAAAGCTTCTCTTTCTTCACCGACAGAGGCTTATGAAGCATCAGAATCGTCATCCAAATACAGTACCATTCCATGCAACAGTAACAAGGCATATGATCCtagaaataattatttgGATCCATTAAGTAAAATACCTAGCAAACCAGAAACATTTTCCACCCAAATATTGAGACCAAATTCTATATTAGAACGTAATACTGCCGGTGTTGGTAATTATACTGGCAAAAGAAGTACTGGTGATCCAATTCCTAGTTTGCCGTTCGATATCAAGCCAGCTAATACTGCTTCCGCTGCTTTGGACAATAGTAAATTTGGCCACGATGGTTCTTATGGTATTAACTCTGCTAATTCATCTGCTAACAATCATGGTGGTCAAGTTCCATTAGGTTTAACTGCTGAccataataacaatagtgTTATTGGTGGTGAtagcagtaataataactcTACAAACGATGGTCTAAGCGATCCGGGCTCATATTTCACTTCTGTATCTCAAAGAGGTGTGAATCCAGAATATTATCGCAGAAAAGTACAACATGGATTAActgccaataataattatcaaCAGAGTCAACCACCACAGCCTTATCCTTCTTCAGCAATAAACAACGGAAACCCATACGTTAATAGTTCATTTGGCTACACTGCTCCCCCTTCATCCCAACAGGGTTATTTTATGCCTCCAGGGCAACAGCAGCAGGGTCTACAGCAAATTGGTAGCGCACCCTTGCCACAACAACATATGATGATGGGATACCAACAAAGTGCGCCACCTTTCCAaggttattattatatgcCTCAGCAACAAAAGCAACAAGTTGATACTTCACAATTCTTGATTGCACATAATCCAGATTTCGCTATTGGTGGTATTAAGCCTAATAGAATGGGTATTAACACTACAGCTGCAGTTAGCGGGAAAAGATTTCAACAATCACATTATACACCTGGGTATAAGAGAAAATATggcaataaaaatgaacatACAACAAACATGATATTGAACGGTGGTGGTAAAGTTTCTGCAAATAAGGCTGGAGCCAATGGTAATTATCCAATAGTAGGGTTTAGGTGA